The following are encoded in a window of Sphaerisporangium siamense genomic DNA:
- a CDS encoding LLM class flavin-dependent oxidoreductase, producing MRTGVNVPNFGPGTSPEALRRWARTVEGLGFDLLMVSDHVVVTPDVAAQYPEPFYEPFTTLSYLAGVTSRVLLGTTVLVAPYRHPLLVARMAANLNDLSGGRLVLGVGAGWAHEEFEALGAPFERRGALTDELLRTLREAWREEGYRAGRIPLLVGGNSDAALRRAARLGDAWHPLRFTLPWLREKLGRVDAILGGEPAPALVPRIILRITGSPVTGPERLAGEGTIAQVLADLEELRALGAETVVLDPYTGDPAETGTPEVAWQALATVSAHLSR from the coding sequence GTGCGAACAGGCGTCAACGTTCCGAATTTCGGACCCGGTACCAGCCCGGAGGCGCTCCGGCGTTGGGCGCGGACCGTCGAAGGGCTGGGGTTCGACCTGCTGATGGTGTCCGACCATGTCGTGGTGACGCCGGACGTGGCCGCGCAGTACCCCGAGCCGTTCTACGAGCCGTTCACCACCCTGTCCTATCTGGCCGGCGTCACGAGCCGGGTGCTGCTCGGGACCACGGTGCTCGTCGCGCCGTACCGGCACCCGCTGCTGGTCGCCCGCATGGCCGCCAACCTGAACGACCTCAGCGGCGGGCGGTTGGTGCTCGGCGTGGGGGCGGGGTGGGCGCATGAGGAGTTCGAGGCGCTCGGGGCGCCGTTCGAGCGGCGCGGGGCGCTCACGGACGAGCTGCTGCGTACGCTGCGGGAGGCGTGGCGGGAGGAGGGCTACCGTGCCGGACGGATCCCGCTCCTGGTCGGCGGGAACAGCGACGCGGCTTTGCGCCGGGCGGCGCGCCTGGGGGACGCCTGGCATCCATTGCGGTTCACTCTCCCCTGGCTGCGCGAGAAGCTGGGGCGCGTGGACGCGATCCTCGGAGGGGAGCCGGCTCCGGCGCTCGTACCCCGGATCATCCTGCGGATCACCGGCTCGCCCGTGACGGGTCCGGAGCGGCTCGCGGGCGAGGGAACGATCGCGCAGGTACTGGCCGATCTGGAGGAACTACGCGCCCTCGGGGCCGAGACCGTCGTGCTGGACCCGTACACCGGTGACCCGGCGGAGACGGGCACCCCGGAGGTCGCCTGGCAGGCTCTGGCCACCGTGTCCGCCCACCTGTCCCGATGA
- the ureG gene encoding urease accessory protein UreG, translating into MENVLKVGIGGPVGSGKTALIEALVPILLEQGHSVGVVTNDIYTREDADHIKRTLRGVLDPERIIGVETGSCPHTAVRDDPSMNLAAGADLLERFGDIDTLLYESGGDNLTLTFSPLLADVYIFVLDTAEGDKMPRKRGPGITESDLLVINKVDIAQYVRADLDVMTRDADRVREGRPVILTDSLRGTGVRDVADFVASRRPVWGSAR; encoded by the coding sequence ATGGAGAACGTTCTGAAGGTCGGCATCGGCGGCCCCGTCGGATCGGGCAAGACCGCCCTGATCGAGGCGCTGGTCCCGATCCTGCTCGAACAGGGACACAGCGTGGGCGTCGTCACCAACGACATCTACACCAGGGAGGACGCCGACCACATCAAGCGCACGCTGCGCGGCGTCCTGGACCCCGAGCGGATCATCGGCGTGGAGACCGGCTCATGCCCGCACACGGCCGTACGCGACGATCCGTCGATGAACCTCGCCGCAGGCGCCGACCTGCTGGAACGCTTCGGCGACATCGACACGCTGCTGTACGAGAGCGGCGGGGACAACCTCACCCTCACCTTCAGCCCCCTCCTGGCCGACGTCTACATCTTCGTCCTGGACACCGCCGAAGGGGACAAGATGCCGCGCAAACGGGGGCCGGGCATCACCGAATCCGACCTGCTGGTCATCAACAAGGTGGACATCGCCCAGTACGTCCGCGCCGACCTGGACGTGATGACCCGCGACGCCGACCGCGTCCGCGAGGGACGCCCGGTCATCCTGACCGACTCCCTGAGGGGCACCGGCGTACGCGATGTGGCCGACTTCGTCGCCAGCCGCAGGCCGGTATGGGGATCCGCCCGATAG
- a CDS encoding urease accessory protein UreF, with product MNLLAQLQLTDSAFPSGLYTLSHGLEAYAQAGPVDVGALLEDVLLHSAGPGDATALVLTHRAVTAGDWDTVIEVDRRLHALKLNREIRSAATRTGNQVLRTAALVFATPELARLAGLVETRTTPGNHAVVMGAAHAGLGVPVGDAVTCDLFAFAASWVSAAVRLRRLDFRQAQTTLHGAAGAIERAAGHALAARGPLDLHAATPVADTMSAAHERAAARLFTT from the coding sequence ATGAACCTGCTCGCCCAGCTCCAGCTCACCGACTCGGCCTTCCCGAGCGGCCTGTACACGCTCTCCCACGGCCTGGAGGCGTACGCGCAGGCCGGGCCGGTCGACGTGGGCGCGCTGCTGGAGGACGTACTCCTCCATTCCGCCGGGCCGGGGGACGCCACCGCCCTGGTCCTCACCCACCGGGCGGTGACGGCGGGCGACTGGGACACGGTCATCGAGGTGGACCGGCGGCTGCACGCCCTCAAGCTCAACCGCGAGATCCGGTCCGCCGCCACCAGGACCGGCAACCAGGTCCTGCGGACGGCGGCCCTGGTCTTCGCCACCCCCGAGCTCGCCCGGCTCGCCGGCCTGGTCGAGACCAGGACCACCCCGGGCAACCACGCCGTCGTCATGGGCGCCGCCCACGCCGGGCTCGGCGTGCCGGTGGGCGACGCGGTGACCTGCGACCTGTTCGCCTTCGCCGCGAGCTGGGTCAGCGCCGCCGTCCGCCTGCGCAGGCTCGACTTCCGGCAGGCCCAGACCACCCTGCACGGCGCGGCCGGCGCCATCGAACGGGCCGCCGGGCACGCCCTGGCCGCGCGCGGCCCGCTCGACCTGCACGCCGCCACTCCCGTCGCGGACACGATGAGCGCCGCCCACGAGCGGGCGGCGGCCCGCCTCTTCACCACCTGA
- the ureC gene encoding urease subunit alpha, whose product MGTMRREQYGAMFGPTVGDRIRLADTNLVIEIEKDHAVGAYGDEVVYGGGKTARDGMAADPGSRNTTIALDLVITNVVVLDPVLGVVKGDIGIKDGRIVGIGKAGNPHTQNGVDRRLIVGSGTEVLAGENMIATPGAIDPHVHLLAPQQAEHALTNGITTLIAGGTGPTDGTRGTTCSPGPWNIGRMLQAIEALPINIGLMAKGNGSLPAPLADQIEAGACVLKVHEDWGSTPSVVDCALRVANEYDVQVSLHADTLNEAGYLEDTISAIDGRAIHAFHSEGAGGGHAPDMIRIAGEPNVLPSSTNPTLPYTIDSVDELLDMVMVCHHLSHDIPEDVAFADSRVRAETIAAETVLHDMGVISMTSSDSQAMGRIGETFTRTFQVAHHCKDKRGKLPEDSERNDNFRVLRYLAKLTINPARTTGIAETVGSLEDGKLADIVLWPFTSFAAKPALVVKGGLINWFRMGDPNASLPTPQPVYYRPMFGAMGMAQRKCNVTFLPEAAIAAGVPEKLGLQRMIARVRHTRTVDKRHMLRNTALPRITVDPETYKVTVDGEHATIEPARELPLTQLFFLA is encoded by the coding sequence ATGGGAACGATGCGCCGCGAGCAGTACGGGGCCATGTTCGGCCCGACCGTGGGCGACAGGATCCGGCTGGCCGACACCAACCTGGTGATCGAGATCGAGAAGGACCACGCGGTGGGCGCCTACGGGGACGAGGTCGTCTACGGCGGAGGCAAGACCGCCCGCGACGGCATGGCGGCCGATCCCGGCTCCAGGAACACCACGATCGCGCTCGACCTGGTGATCACCAACGTCGTCGTGCTCGACCCGGTGCTCGGCGTCGTCAAAGGCGACATCGGCATCAAGGACGGCAGGATCGTCGGCATCGGCAAGGCGGGCAACCCGCACACCCAGAACGGTGTGGACCGCCGGCTGATCGTCGGTTCCGGTACGGAGGTGCTGGCGGGCGAGAACATGATCGCAACTCCGGGCGCCATCGATCCGCACGTCCACCTGCTCGCGCCCCAGCAGGCCGAGCACGCGCTGACCAACGGCATCACCACGCTGATCGCCGGCGGCACCGGTCCCACCGACGGCACGCGCGGCACGACCTGCTCGCCCGGCCCGTGGAACATCGGCCGGATGCTCCAGGCCATCGAGGCGCTGCCGATCAACATCGGGCTCATGGCCAAGGGGAACGGGAGCCTGCCCGCCCCGCTCGCCGACCAGATCGAGGCGGGGGCGTGCGTGCTGAAGGTCCACGAGGACTGGGGCTCGACCCCGTCGGTGGTGGACTGCGCGCTGCGGGTGGCCAACGAGTACGACGTCCAGGTGTCCCTGCACGCCGACACCCTCAACGAGGCCGGCTACCTGGAGGACACGATCAGCGCCATCGACGGCCGTGCCATCCACGCCTTCCACAGCGAGGGCGCGGGCGGCGGGCACGCCCCCGACATGATCCGTATCGCCGGCGAGCCCAACGTCCTGCCGTCCTCGACGAACCCGACCCTGCCGTACACGATCGACTCCGTCGACGAACTGCTCGACATGGTGATGGTCTGTCACCATCTCAGCCACGACATCCCCGAGGACGTCGCGTTCGCCGACAGCCGGGTGCGGGCGGAGACCATCGCCGCCGAGACCGTCCTGCACGACATGGGCGTGATCAGCATGACCTCCTCCGACTCCCAGGCGATGGGCCGGATCGGCGAGACCTTCACGCGGACCTTCCAGGTGGCGCACCACTGCAAGGACAAGCGCGGCAAGCTGCCCGAGGACTCCGAGCGCAACGACAACTTCAGGGTGCTGCGCTACCTGGCCAAGCTGACCATCAACCCGGCCCGCACCACCGGCATCGCCGAGACCGTCGGCTCCTTGGAGGACGGCAAGCTGGCCGACATCGTGCTGTGGCCGTTCACCTCGTTCGCCGCCAAACCGGCCCTCGTGGTCAAGGGCGGCCTGATCAACTGGTTCCGGATGGGCGATCCGAACGCCTCGCTGCCCACCCCGCAGCCCGTCTACTACCGGCCGATGTTCGGCGCGATGGGCATGGCGCAGCGCAAGTGCAACGTGACGTTCCTGCCGGAGGCCGCCATCGCCGCCGGGGTGCCGGAGAAGCTCGGCCTCCAGCGGATGATCGCCCGGGTCCGCCACACCCGGACGGTGGACAAGCGGCACATGCTCCGCAACACGGCGCTGCCCCGGATCACCGTGGACCCGGAGACGTACAAGGTGACCGTGGACGGGGAGCACGCCACCATCGAACCGGCACGGGAACTGCCGCTGACCCAGTTGTTCTTCCTGGCATGA
- a CDS encoding urea transporter: protein MASRDQEERTDVRATISDLPPAILRGVSQVDLQSDYRTAICFVIALFAGGWQFGTFGLLGTAVATLTAWFFGVPRERVTRGLEGFNGTLIGVALVLYFDVRWVTVLLVILGAIMGGVLTAALNALLTPHDLSTLTAPFCVITTIMLVGGPAFARVWGGRAPPSAAHPGATVTFTDLWQGLFNGIGQVFFQDKFYVGVIFLIGLLFAGPVVALAALVSSALGIVVALLLGAAAADIGAGLYGYNAVLTGIALCGTFVAPTPLGVLYALVGVVAATVLTAFVSDLFRPVGGHTLTWPFVLVTWTFLAAVPIFSGVRRATT, encoded by the coding sequence ATGGCCAGTCGTGATCAAGAGGAGCGGACGGACGTGCGTGCCACCATCTCCGATCTGCCGCCGGCCATCCTCCGCGGTGTCAGCCAGGTCGATCTGCAAAGCGATTACCGGACGGCGATCTGCTTCGTCATCGCATTGTTCGCCGGTGGCTGGCAGTTCGGGACTTTCGGCCTGCTCGGCACCGCCGTGGCCACACTCACCGCCTGGTTCTTCGGCGTTCCCCGGGAGCGCGTGACCCGCGGGCTCGAAGGATTCAACGGAACCTTGATCGGCGTCGCGCTGGTGCTGTACTTCGACGTGCGGTGGGTCACCGTGCTGCTGGTGATCCTCGGAGCGATCATGGGCGGCGTGCTCACCGCGGCGCTCAACGCGCTGCTCACGCCGCATGACCTGTCGACGCTGACCGCGCCGTTCTGCGTGATCACCACGATCATGCTGGTGGGCGGCCCGGCGTTCGCGCGGGTCTGGGGCGGGCGCGCCCCGCCGTCCGCCGCCCACCCCGGCGCGACGGTGACGTTCACCGACCTGTGGCAGGGATTGTTCAACGGCATCGGCCAGGTGTTCTTCCAGGACAAGTTCTACGTCGGGGTGATCTTCCTGATCGGGCTGCTGTTCGCCGGCCCCGTCGTGGCGCTGGCCGCCCTGGTCTCCAGTGCCCTCGGCATCGTGGTCGCGCTGCTCCTCGGAGCGGCCGCGGCGGACATCGGCGCGGGCCTGTACGGCTACAACGCCGTGCTGACCGGGATCGCCCTGTGCGGCACGTTCGTCGCGCCGACCCCGCTCGGCGTGCTGTACGCCCTGGTGGGCGTGGTGGCGGCGACGGTGCTGACGGCGTTCGTCAGCGACCTGTTCCGGCCGGTCGGCGGGCACACCCTCACCTGGCCGTTCGTGCTGGTCACCTGGACCTTCCTGGCGGCGGTGCCGATCTTCTCCGGCGTCCGGCGCGCCACCACCTAA
- a CDS encoding SMI1/KNR4 family protein: MSSVGTSVSVSCDDPQSEAEIRAQAFTAEEARAAGCEPIVWDDDDPDRSPGADSDFEDDAGAGSGDGAGVVIDTQAMDEPSYLPRVPDAAVAARVGRAWDRIERWLGAHASATLRKLRFPVEPERVARWEDDHDRRLPDDLYASYLRHDGADGNLGEGFPLPPSYGLLGLAEIDYINWGRCQDLVLEGVRENADPEHGTWHGTLMPVGSDSHGAELFVEPRSGRVGESPSGGSLRYDGPMGWPSYVAMLEELARSLESGAALRDWYPTVTSGCELRWADEPAESLPGGCAGGARPSPSPTPTVAPTPEKLSPAQARASGCLPGRRAPVVRVPDPAVTARVATVWRRIERWLARKAPVTYKTLTPPARPLDIAKAEAAMGLRFPDDLRASLLRHDGSGEWGFGPAPFYDLMSAKDTRAGWKMLCDFLLGGPEEMVGTWWDGHLIPFADAHDGGYLFIDTRTGKTGEYYNESGLTFEGDDVWPSYLALLKATARSLETGRPIRGWRPTVKKGELDWKSTRNPR, encoded by the coding sequence ATGAGTTCCGTCGGGACGTCCGTCTCCGTGAGTTGCGACGACCCTCAGTCCGAGGCCGAGATACGGGCGCAGGCGTTCACCGCGGAGGAGGCCAGGGCCGCGGGTTGCGAGCCCATCGTCTGGGACGACGACGACCCGGACCGCTCGCCCGGGGCGGACTCCGACTTCGAGGACGATGCGGGGGCGGGGTCGGGGGACGGGGCGGGCGTGGTGATCGATACACAAGCCATGGACGAGCCGTCGTATCTTCCGCGCGTGCCGGACGCGGCCGTGGCGGCGCGGGTCGGGCGGGCGTGGGACCGCATCGAGAGATGGCTGGGCGCGCACGCCTCGGCGACACTGCGCAAGCTGCGGTTCCCCGTCGAACCCGAGCGGGTCGCCCGCTGGGAGGACGACCACGATCGCAGGCTGCCCGACGATCTTTACGCTTCCTACCTGCGGCACGACGGCGCCGACGGCAACCTCGGGGAGGGGTTCCCGTTGCCGCCGTCGTACGGGCTTCTCGGCCTGGCCGAGATCGACTACATCAACTGGGGGCGGTGCCAGGATCTCGTTCTCGAAGGGGTGCGGGAGAACGCCGATCCCGAGCACGGGACATGGCACGGCACCCTGATGCCGGTCGGCAGCGACAGCCACGGAGCGGAACTCTTCGTCGAACCGCGCAGCGGGCGGGTCGGGGAATCGCCGTCGGGCGGGAGCCTTCGGTACGACGGCCCCATGGGCTGGCCGTCCTATGTCGCCATGCTGGAGGAGCTCGCGCGGTCACTGGAAAGCGGTGCGGCGCTGCGCGACTGGTACCCCACCGTCACCTCGGGCTGCGAGCTGCGGTGGGCCGATGAGCCGGCCGAGTCCCTGCCCGGGGGGTGCGCGGGCGGCGCCCGGCCGTCGCCGTCTCCCACACCCACCGTGGCACCGACGCCAGAAAAGCTCTCACCCGCGCAGGCCCGTGCCAGCGGGTGCCTGCCCGGACGCCGTGCTCCCGTCGTCCGCGTGCCGGATCCGGCGGTCACCGCGCGGGTCGCCACGGTCTGGCGGCGTATCGAGCGGTGGCTGGCCCGGAAGGCCCCTGTCACCTACAAGACCCTCACTCCCCCGGCCCGCCCCCTCGACATCGCGAAGGCGGAGGCCGCCATGGGCCTGCGGTTCCCCGACGATCTGCGCGCCTCGCTTCTGCGCCATGACGGCTCGGGAGAATGGGGGTTCGGACCCGCGCCGTTCTATGACCTCATGTCGGCCAAAGACACCCGGGCGGGATGGAAGATGCTCTGCGATTTCCTTCTCGGCGGGCCGGAGGAGATGGTCGGCACCTGGTGGGACGGTCACCTCATCCCGTTCGCCGACGCGCACGACGGGGGCTACCTCTTCATCGACACCCGCACCGGCAAGACGGGCGAGTACTACAACGAGTCCGGGCTGACCTTCGAAGGGGACGACGTCTGGCCGTCATACCTGGCATTACTGAAGGCCACCGCCCGCTCCCTGGAGACCGGCCGGCCTATCCGGGGCTGGCGCCCGACGGTGAAGAAGGGCGAACTCGATTGGAAGAGCACGAGAAACCCCCGCTAG
- a CDS encoding urease subunit beta, producing the protein MTDTDRIIYADGPIEINAGRATVTLTVRNTGDRAIQVGSHFHFFEANRALSFDREKAYGMHLDIPAGTAVRIEPGDTHRVDLVEYGGGMRVVGFAGLLNGGLRSRDSRIRALRRLAELGYADEPEPSAVVRRPSEGKPAEKPKPKKAPAKRKKG; encoded by the coding sequence ATGACGGACACCGACAGGATCATCTACGCGGACGGCCCGATCGAGATCAACGCGGGCCGGGCCACGGTCACGCTGACCGTGCGCAACACCGGGGACCGGGCCATCCAGGTCGGCTCGCACTTCCACTTCTTCGAGGCGAACCGGGCGCTCAGCTTCGACCGCGAGAAGGCGTACGGCATGCACCTCGACATCCCGGCGGGCACCGCCGTGCGCATCGAGCCCGGTGACACCCACCGGGTCGACCTCGTCGAGTACGGCGGCGGCATGCGCGTGGTCGGCTTCGCCGGGCTGCTCAACGGCGGCCTCAGGTCCAGGGACAGCCGGATCCGCGCCCTGCGGCGGCTGGCCGAGCTCGGTTACGCCGACGAGCCGGAACCCTCCGCCGTCGTCCGGCGGCCGTCGGAAGGCAAGCCCGCCGAGAAGCCGAAGCCCAAGAAAGCACCCGCCAAGAGGAAGAAGGGCTGA
- a CDS encoding nucleoside deaminase, which produces MMTQDEERLLRRAVELAGEARAAGNPPFGSLLVGADGEVLAEERNTSLSDGDITAHPELKLARWAARELDPGTAAATTMYTSCQPCGMCTGAIERSGLGRVVFALSTEQLNSLKRPGAPGFPQVPHDGPGLFDEARVPVDGYY; this is translated from the coding sequence ATGATGACGCAGGATGAGGAGCGGCTGTTGCGAAGGGCCGTGGAGTTGGCCGGGGAGGCGCGGGCGGCGGGGAATCCGCCGTTCGGGTCGCTGCTGGTGGGGGCGGACGGGGAGGTGCTGGCCGAGGAGCGGAACACCTCGCTCTCGGACGGCGATATCACCGCCCACCCCGAGCTGAAGCTGGCGAGGTGGGCGGCGCGCGAGCTGGACCCCGGTACGGCCGCGGCCACGACCATGTACACGAGCTGCCAGCCGTGCGGGATGTGCACCGGCGCGATCGAGCGGTCAGGACTCGGTCGCGTGGTGTTCGCGCTGTCCACCGAGCAGCTCAACTCGCTGAAGCGGCCCGGTGCTCCCGGCTTCCCGCAGGTGCCGCACGACGGGCCGGGCCTGTTCGACGAGGCACGCGTCCCCGTCGACGGCTATTACTGA
- a CDS encoding urease subunit gamma: MYLAPREIDKLLVYAVADLAAKRRDRGLKLNYSEAVALISAAILEGAREGKTVAECMELGKHVLGTGDVMPGVREMLKLMQIEATFKDGSKLVSCHDPIGG; this comes from the coding sequence ATGTACCTCGCCCCGCGGGAGATCGACAAGCTGCTCGTCTACGCGGTCGCCGACCTGGCGGCCAAGCGGCGGGACCGCGGCCTGAAGCTGAACTACAGCGAGGCGGTGGCCCTGATCAGCGCCGCGATCCTGGAGGGCGCCCGGGAGGGCAAGACCGTCGCCGAGTGCATGGAACTGGGCAAGCATGTGCTCGGCACCGGCGACGTCATGCCCGGGGTGCGCGAAATGCTCAAGTTGATGCAGATCGAGGCGACCTTCAAGGACGGTTCCAAGCTCGTCTCCTGTCACGACCCGATCGGCGGTTGA
- a CDS encoding Lrp/AsnC family transcriptional regulator, which translates to MAENLDATDWAILVELQRDGRVPLTELARRVNLGASATTERVRRLEAAGVITGYRADVDLAKAGFPILAVVRLKYPGSRHEPLRRLLEERHEILECLRTTGDDCYTLKIAATSMPHLEHLVDELAQFGSTTTNIVYTRTLPYRGPHPPTHRDHQRPAAS; encoded by the coding sequence ATGGCCGAGAATCTCGACGCGACCGACTGGGCCATCCTCGTCGAGCTCCAGCGAGACGGCCGCGTCCCTCTCACCGAACTGGCCCGCCGGGTCAACCTCGGCGCCTCCGCGACCACCGAGCGGGTCAGGAGGCTGGAGGCCGCGGGCGTCATCACCGGCTACCGCGCCGACGTCGACCTGGCCAAGGCGGGCTTCCCCATCCTGGCCGTCGTACGGCTGAAATACCCCGGCAGCAGGCACGAGCCCCTGCGCCGCCTGCTGGAAGAGCGCCACGAGATCCTGGAGTGCCTGCGCACCACCGGCGACGACTGCTACACCCTCAAGATCGCCGCCACCTCCATGCCCCACCTGGAACACCTCGTGGACGAACTCGCCCAGTTCGGCAGCACCACCACCAACATCGTCTACACCCGAACCCTCCCCTACCGAGGCCCCCACCCTCCCACCCACAGAGATCACCAACGGCCTGCCGCCTCCTGA
- a CDS encoding flavoprotein yields MCAAGAASGVGELVARAQGDGWTVQMVATPSALDFIDVPALERQTGRPVKSRYRTPNEPKPPRADAIIVAPATYNTVNKFAQGIADTYALGLLAEAPGLGIPVVVMALVNSALAQRAPFRRSVEELRAEGVHVILGPEESPTANGPTAPYPWHLALAALRTTDPRAPR; encoded by the coding sequence GTGTGTGCGGCCGGTGCCGCGTCTGGCGTTGGAGAGTTGGTGGCGCGGGCTCAGGGGGACGGGTGGACGGTTCAGATGGTGGCCACGCCGTCGGCGCTGGACTTCATCGATGTTCCCGCGCTGGAGCGGCAGACCGGCCGTCCGGTGAAGAGTCGTTACCGCACGCCGAATGAGCCGAAGCCGCCCCGGGCCGACGCGATCATCGTCGCGCCCGCCACGTACAACACGGTGAACAAGTTCGCCCAGGGGATCGCCGACACCTACGCCCTGGGCCTTCTCGCCGAGGCTCCCGGACTCGGTATCCCCGTGGTGGTCATGGCCCTCGTGAACTCGGCCCTGGCCCAGCGGGCGCCGTTCCGCAGAAGCGTCGAGGAACTGCGCGCGGAAGGCGTCCACGTGATCCTCGGCCCTGAGGAATCCCCCACCGCCAACGGACCCACCGCCCCTTACCCCTGGCACCTCGCCCTCGCCGCCCTCCGCACGACCGACCCGCGCGCACCTCGGTGA